A stretch of DNA from Candidatus Methylomirabilota bacterium:
GGGCGCCGAGCTCCAGGACATTCACTTTCCCCAGACCCGGCCGGCGTACCTGGGCCGACTGCGCCGGGCGGCCGCGGACGCCGGCCTGGCGCTCATCGGCCTCGGCGTCCACAACGACTTCGGTCGGGCCGATACGACCTGGCGGCAGAGCGAGATGGTGAAGGTCAAGCAGTGGATCGAGGTCGCCGAGACGCTGGGCGTTCCCCAGGTCCGGGTCTTCGCGGGCCATCCGGAAGGTCCGGCCGCCGAGCGCTGGCCCGCCATGATCGCCGCGCTCCGCGAGGTGGCGGACTTCGCCGCCGCGGCCGGCGTGCGTCTCGGGCTCGAGAACCACAACCACGGCGCCTTCACCCGCACGGCCGCCGAGGAGGTGCGCATCCTCGAGGAGGTCAACCACCCGGCCCTTCGCCACCTCCTCGACACCGGCAACTACGTCGACGGCTGGCCGTCGGTCGAGCGCACGGCGCCGCTGGCCGTCCACGTCCACGCCAAGTTCTGGCAGGTGGACCCGACGGGCGCCGAGCCCACGATCGACTACCCGCGGCTCCTCGCCCTCCTGCGCCGGCATGGGTACGCGGGCTGGATCACCTTCGAGTACGAGGCGGCGGAACCCGAGGAGACGGGAATCCCTCGCGCGCTGGCCTATCTCCGGCGACTCCTGGCCGCCTAGCGCGCGGCCGCCCATGGCGCGGATCCGGCTCGGCGTCGTCGGCTGTGGACTGATCGCCCAGGTGATGCACCTTCCGCATCTCCGCGAGCTCGATGACCTCTACGAGGTGGTGGCCCTCTGCGACCTCTCGCCCGGGACCCTGGCCTTCGTCGCCGACCGGTACGGCGTGAGCCGCCGGCACACGGACTGGCGGGCTCTCCTCGAGGAGCCGCTCGACGCGGTGCTCATCCTCACCGCCGGGTCGCACGCCCCGATCGCGCTGGCCGCCCTGCGGGCCGGCAAGCACGTCCTGACCGAGAAGCCGCTCTGTTACACGCTCCGGGAGGCCGACGAGCTGGTGGAGGGGGTCCGGCGGGCCGGCACCACCTTCATGGTCGCCTACATGAAGCGCTATGACCCGGGATACCGCCACGCGCTGACGCTCCTGCCCCGGCTTCGCGGCGACCTCCGCTACGTGCAGATCACGGTGTTCCACCCGTCCGAGCGGGCCCAGACCGCCCAGCACGACGTGCGCCGCGTCCGGGACGTGCATGACGACGTCGTGAAGCGCCTGCGAGCCGAGGAGGACGCGCTCCTCCGGGAGGCGATGGGGGAGTTCACCCCGGGCGAGCGCTGGGCCTTCGCCGAGGCGCTGCTCTCCACGCTCGTGCACGACGTGAACGCGCTCCGGGGGCTGGTCGGCGAGCCGGCCGAGGTGGTGACGACGGAGTTCTGGGCCGAGAGCGAGTCGATGGTGAGCCTGCTCCGCTACGCTCAGGGATTCCGGGTCCTGCTGAGCCTGCAGTACCTCTGGGATCTCGCCGACTACCGGGAGGAGATCGGGCTCTACGCCCCCGGCGCGCGCCTTCGCCTCCGCTTCCCGTCGCCCTTCTTCCGGAACGCGCCGACGCCCGTCGTGGTGTCCTCTATGGAGGGCGAGACGGCCCGGGAGACACGGATCGTCGCCTCCCACCGTGAGGCCTTCAAGGAGGAGCTGGTCCACTTCGCCGAGTGCGTCCAGCACGGTCGGCGGCCGCTGACCTCCGTCGAAGACGCCCGGGCGGACATCGCCTGGCTCCACCGGATCTGGCAGGCGCGCACCCGCGCGAGTTGACAGGCTCCGCCACCTCCCGCAGAGTGTGCGTGTGGCTTCGAATCGGTCGGGCGCGCCACCGGATTTCGTCGCCGTCGGACACCTCACGGTAGACGAGACCCCGGCCGGCCTCCGCCCGGGCGGCTCCGTGCTGTATGCGGGACTGCTGGCGCATCGCCAGGGGCAGCGGGTCGGGCTCCTGACGAGCCATGGCCCGGACTTCCCGCTCGAGGTGCTGCCCCCCGAGATCGAGGTGGTGGCGATCCCGGCGCCCGCCACGACCCGGTTCGCGCTCCATTACACGCCCGAAGGCCGGAGACTGACACTGCGCGCGCGGGCGGCCGCCGTCGCCCCCATCCACCTGCCCGGGCACTTCGCCGAGGCCGGCCTCGCGTACCTGGCGCCGGTCGCCGACGAGGTCGCGCCCGACCTCGCCGGGGCGTTCCCGAACGCGGCGGTGGGCGTCGGCGCCCAGGGCTGGTGTCGCGAGTGGGACCGAGCCGGGACGGTGACGATGCGGTCGTGGCCCGATCCCCGCCGGGTCCTGACCCGCGCCCAGTGCCTCTTCCTCTCGTCGGACGACGTGGCCGGGTGGGAGACCGAGGCGCTCGCGCTCTACCAGCACGTCCCGCTCGGGGCCCTGACGCTCGCCGCGCGCGGGGCCATCCTCTTCGTCAACGGAGAGCGCCACCCGGTCGCCCCGGCGCCGGCCGTGGAAGTCGAGCCGACCGGCGCCGGCGACGTCTTCGCGGCGGCCTTCCTGATCCGCTACAACGCGACCGGCGACCCCTTCGAGGCGGCCGCCTTCGCCGCCGTTGCGGGCGCCCTCACCGTGGAGGGGGACGGCATCGCCGGGGTCCCGACCCCGGACGCGCTGGCGACCCGCTGGCGCGAGTTCCAGCTCCGCTGACAGGCACCTCGCGGTCACGGCCGCTGGAGTCGGCGCTCCGCCCGATCGGCCAGGATCGAGAGCGGGAAGCAGAGGCAGAAGTAGATCGCCGCCGCCGTGAGGTAGAGCTCGAACGGGTGCAGGGTGCGCTCGATCGACTCCTGCGCGGCCCGGGTCAGCTCGAACACGCCGATGATCGCCGCCAGCGAGGTGTCCTTGATCAGGATCGTGCAGAGCCCCACGAAGGGCGGCAGCATGCGCCGGAGGGCCTGGGGGAGCAGCACGTAGCCCATCGTCTGCAGCGCGGTGAGGCCGGTCGAGCGCGCGGCCTCGGTCTGGCCGCGCGGGATCGACTGGATGGCGCCGCGGACCACCTCGGAGGTGTTCGCCATCATCCAGAGGCTCAGGGCCAGCACGGCGGCCGGCCAGGTCGGGATGCGCAGCCCGACGGCGGGCAGCCCGAAGAAGATGAAGAAGAGGAGCAGCAGCAGGGGCGTGGCCCGCACCACCTCGACGATCACCGTCGCCGCGCCCCGGACCGGCGCTGCCGGCACGAGGCGGAGGAGACCCACCACCAGGCCGGCCGCCGTGCCGAGGACCACGACCCCGGCCGACAGCAGGGCCGTGGCCCCCGTGCCGCGGAGGAGGTAGGCGAGGTTTTCCTCGACGACCGCCCAGCTCATCGGCCCCAAGCGGTCACGCGGCGACGCGGAGGCGGCGCTCGACCCGCGCCAGCGTGCGAGAGAGCGCCAGCACC
This window harbors:
- a CDS encoding sugar phosphate isomerase/epimerase family protein, which encodes MKLGCICGSFNRSFDAGIMDQFRFLERCAGELRVEGAELQDIHFPQTRPAYLGRLRRAAADAGLALIGLGVHNDFGRADTTWRQSEMVKVKQWIEVAETLGVPQVRVFAGHPEGPAAERWPAMIAALREVADFAAAAGVRLGLENHNHGAFTRTAAEEVRILEEVNHPALRHLLDTGNYVDGWPSVERTAPLAVHVHAKFWQVDPTGAEPTIDYPRLLALLRRHGYAGWITFEYEAAEPEETGIPRALAYLRRLLAA
- a CDS encoding Gfo/Idh/MocA family oxidoreductase, with protein sequence MARIRLGVVGCGLIAQVMHLPHLRELDDLYEVVALCDLSPGTLAFVADRYGVSRRHTDWRALLEEPLDAVLILTAGSHAPIALAALRAGKHVLTEKPLCYTLREADELVEGVRRAGTTFMVAYMKRYDPGYRHALTLLPRLRGDLRYVQITVFHPSERAQTAQHDVRRVRDVHDDVVKRLRAEEDALLREAMGEFTPGERWAFAEALLSTLVHDVNALRGLVGEPAEVVTTEFWAESESMVSLLRYAQGFRVLLSLQYLWDLADYREEIGLYAPGARLRLRFPSPFFRNAPTPVVVSSMEGETARETRIVASHREAFKEELVHFAECVQHGRRPLTSVEDARADIAWLHRIWQARTRAS
- a CDS encoding PfkB family carbohydrate kinase; its protein translation is MASNRSGAPPDFVAVGHLTVDETPAGLRPGGSVLYAGLLAHRQGQRVGLLTSHGPDFPLEVLPPEIEVVAIPAPATTRFALHYTPEGRRLTLRARAAAVAPIHLPGHFAEAGLAYLAPVADEVAPDLAGAFPNAAVGVGAQGWCREWDRAGTVTMRSWPDPRRVLTRAQCLFLSSDDVAGWETEALALYQHVPLGALTLAARGAILFVNGERHPVAPAPAVEVEPTGAGDVFAAAFLIRYNATGDPFEAAAFAAVAGALTVEGDGIAGVPTPDALATRWREFQLR
- a CDS encoding amino acid ABC transporter permease encodes the protein MSWAVVEENLAYLLRGTGATALLSAGVVVLGTAAGLVVGLLRLVPAAPVRGAATVIVEVVRATPLLLLLFFIFFGLPAVGLRIPTWPAAVLALSLWMMANTSEVVRGAIQSIPRGQTEAARSTGLTALQTMGYVLLPQALRRMLPPFVGLCTILIKDTSLAAIIGVFELTRAAQESIERTLHPFELYLTAAAIYFCLCFPLSILADRAERRLQRP